In the Carassius auratus strain Wakin chromosome 50, ASM336829v1, whole genome shotgun sequence genome, one interval contains:
- the LOC113066556 gene encoding sialic acid synthase-like — MAAEFELCPGRKIGGSNPCFIIAEIGQNHQGDIEIAKKMIRMAKDCGADCAKFQKSEIEHRFTKHALERPYTSPHAWGPTYGAHKHHLEFSHQQYRELQQYANDIGIFFTASGMDEMAIEFLHEINVPFFKVASADTNNIPYLEKTAKKGRPMVISSGMQSMETMHCVYQTVKKHNPNFTFLQCTSAYPLPIEHVNLSLIPEFQKVFPDIPIGYSGHETGIHVSVAAVALGAKVLERHVTLDKTWKGSDHAASLEPAELAELVRAIRTVEMAMGSPIKQMLPCEASCHSKLGKSVVARKPLQKGEILTLDMMTVKVAEPQGVRPENIFKLVGKKITENLEKDATITDAMIDG; from the exons ATGGCTGCTGAGTTTGAACTTTGTCCTGGAAGAAAAATTGGAGGCTCCAACCCTTGTTTTATCATCGCTGAGATTGGACAGAACCATCAAGGGGACATAGAAATCGCCAAAAAAATGATCAGAATGGCAAAG GACTGTGGAGCTGATTGTGCCAAGTTTCAAAAGAGTGAGATCGAACACAGATTCACCAAACACGCTCTGGAGCGTCCCTACACGTCCCCTCACGCCTGGGGGCCGACCTACGGGGCTCACAAGCATCATCTGGAGTTCAGTCACCAGCAGTACAGAGAACTGCAGCAGTACGCCAATGACATCGGCATCTTCTTTACAGCATCAGGGATGGATGAG ATGGCAATTGAATTTCTTCATGAAATCAATGTGCCGTTTTTCAAAGTTGCCTCAGCAGACACCAACAACATCCCTTACCTGGAGAAAACAGCCAAAAAAG GTCGTCCCATGGTGATATCTAGTGGAATGCAGTCGATGGAGACCATGCACTGTGTTTACCAAACCGTTAAGAAGCACAATCCCAATTTCACTTTCTTGCAGTGCACCAGCGCTTATCCACTGCCGATAGAGCACGTCAACCTCAGTCTGATCCCt GAGTTCCAGAAGGTGTTTCCGGACATTCCCATTGGATACTCTGGACATGAGACGGGCATCCATGTGTCTGTGGCTGCTGTGGCACTCGGGGCGAAGGTCCTGGAGCGTCATGTGACCCTGGATAAGACCTGGAAAGGCAGTGACCACGCAGCTTCACTGGAGCCGGCTGAGCTGGCGGAGCTGGTGAGAGCCATCAGGACGGTTGAGATGGCAATGGGCTCGCCAATCAAACAGATGCTGCCCTGTGAGGCTTCCTGTCACAGCAAG TTGGGTAAGTCGGTAGTGGCCCGGAAACCCTTGCAGAAGGGCGAGATATTAACTCTCGACATGATGACAGTAAAAGTGGCCGAACCGCAGGGTGTGAGACCAGAGAACATCTTCAAACTGGTCGGCAAGAAAATCACAGAGAACCTGGAAAAAGATGCCACCATCACTGATGCCATGATAGATGGCTGA